The Patescibacteria group bacterium DNA segment GCTAATACCGGTGACTGGCAAAATTATCGTTTGATGCGCTACGGATTAGCTTCAACTATGATGAATAATGGTTATTATAGTTTTGATTATGGTACGCAAAGTCACGGCGAATTGTGGTGGTATGACGAATATGACGTGGATTTGGGTCAGCCGATATCAGCCGCTTATAATACCGACACCGGTTCATCAGAGATCGCGCCGGGATTGTGGCGGCGAGACTATGAAAAAGGCGTAGTGTTTCTTAATTCGGGAAAAGAGGGCAGGATAATAACTTTAGGTGACGAAGAGTTTGAAAAAATATCCGGCAAACAGGACCCGACAGTTAATGACGGTTCAAGGGTTAATTATGTCAGCTTGTCCGGCGCTGACGGAGTGATTATGTATCGACCGTTGTCAGAGATTATCGGCAGTCCTTTTGTCAACGGCACTTTTGTTCGTATTTTTAGCGCTACCGGCGAGCGTCTGCGCGGCGGATTTTATACTTACAAAAGACAATACCCTGGATTATCGCAGATAATAATTATTGATATTGATGCTGATGGGGAAATGGAAACAATCGTGGCTGGTCGTTCCGGCGTTGATATTTATAGCTCCAACGGAGTAAAAGAGAGAACTTTTTATCCTTATGGTGAAAAATACAACAAGGGCGTAAACATCGCTGTTGGTGATTTTGGCGATGACGGTACTAAAAAGATAATTACCGGCACGGAAAATGGCGGCGGTCCGCATATTCGGATTTTTAATAATCAGGGCAGACTGCTTAGTCCTGGATTTTTTGCTTATGGCACCGATTATCGCGGGGGAGTAAACGTTGCCCTGGGAGACCTCAACGGCGATGGTGTAGATGAAATAGTGGCCGGAGCGGGTGTGTCCGGCGGTCCGCAGATCAGAATTTTTAATAAAGACGGAAAACTACTTTCTGCTGGTTGGTTTGCTTATGATAAAAAATTTCGCGGAGGAGTAAATGTGTCAGTCGGTGATTTGAACGGTGATGGCAAAGCAGAAATAGTAACAGCGCCGGGATTTGGCGGCAGTCCGGAGGTAAAAGTCTGGGATTCTAGGGGTAAACAAATAGGTAAGAGTTTTATGGCTTTTGATCCAAGCAACAAAGACGGTGTGGAGGTTTTGTTGAACGATATTAATTATGACGGTAGTTTAGAGATTATACCCACCAGTCCCAATGTATTTTAAATATTGAAATAGTAAAAAATATGAAAGGCGTAATTGATTTAACTTTCGGACCATTTCGTTTGATTTTTCGCCGCCTAGGCAAACGCTATCAGGTTCGCTATAAATTTAACAAAAAACATCTTGTCGCCGATACGGTATTGTTTTTAGGGGTGGTGTTTTTGATCGTATTTAATATTTATATCACCGTAGTTTTTACAAAATGGGCGGTGTCTCTGGGTGTAGATATGAATATTAAAGTAGAAAAACAAGTATTAAATGGTGCTCAGACTAAAATAGTAATAAATTATGATAATTCCAGGAAAAATGGTCGTTTAGTCGACGCTAAGTTGTCTTTGCAGTTACCTGAGGATTTTGTCCTTAAAGAAACTTCTAACGGTCAGTATGATGTTGTCAGTAGTAGTTTGTTAATTGGCGAGATCAAACCCGGAACCAGCGAAAAATTGGAATTATTAGGTGAAAATTGGGGAAATTACGATACGACAGAAAAAATTTACGCTCGCCTTGATTATACCCAAGAGCGAACGATAAATGATCGGGTGGTTAGTTGGCGGGAAGAAAATATTACTTCTGCTATCTATAAAATTTCTGGTTCAATGCTTGATTGCGGATTTATCTTGCCGCCGTTGGTTACTAACGGTAGTGACTTTGATTTTCAGCTTAATTGTCAAAATAACTATGACGCGGATATTAATAAGGCAAGACTGTTGATTGTCCCTGGTGACGGTCTAGCGGTGAAGGCGACCAAACCACAGCTATCCAAAAATTTTTGGACACTAGGTGATTTGACAACCGGAGTCAAAGAAGATTTGTCTGGTAGTGCCAGTTTTAATATGCCAGCCGAGGCTGTAGAAGGAAATATTGGTTTTCAGCTCTACGGCTTTCATAATGGCAAGGCTTTGCTTTTGGATAAAAAAGAATCAACGGTTAAGATATTTCATCCTCATTTTTCTCTTGCCGTCCAGGTAAATGGAGCAGATAAATATTGGCCGATACCGGGCGAAGAAGTGAACTATCTACTCAATTACCAAAACCAAGAAGACTTTGATATTGCTGACGCTAAAGTTAAACTCGATTTTTCTCCCGCCGTATTTGATGTCAGCACTTGGAAATCTGGTCAAAAAGCAGTTTGGGACGGCAGTAATGCAACTTTAGACATCGGCGCTCTTACTATGGGACAAAAAGGGGAGATTGCCTTTAGTGTTAAAACAAAAAAACAAAATAGCGTCAGAGATTTGGAAATAACTCCTCGTGTCAGCTACGCGGTAGATTACCAGGGTCAACATCTGACCGTTGATGCAGAACTGCCGGCGATCAAACAGTCGTTTAGCGCTAACTTAGAGCTGGAATCTTTTGCTCGCTATTACACGGTAGAGGGGGAGCAGCTAGGCATCGGTCCGTTGCCACCGGTTGTGGGCATTCCTACTCAGTATCGGATGTTTTGGCAAATTAGCAATGCTTTTAATGCCGTTAAAGACGTTTGGGTTAGCTGTGTGTTACCAAATAATGTTATTTGGACGGGGCAAGAAAGTGTTAATACTGGATCGGGGCTGGAATTTAATTCTAAGACTCGAGAAATGATTTGGCGTTTACCTCGACTCGAGTCGTCCGTGGGAATAAAAAGTATCCCGGCGATAGCCAACTTTTCTTTGGAGCTAACGCCGTTAGTTAGTCAGTTAGGGCAGAATGCTATTATTGCTAAAGATGTGAAAATTAGCGCTACCGACGAGGTAAGTGGCAGAAAACTTGAGTTATTTTTGGGCGATTTATTAACTAATCTACCAGGAGATAAAAAAGCTTCTAATCGTGGGAGAATAGTTAATTTTTAGTAAAAATGTTTAAAATTAGATAAAAAACATGGGTGGAAATACCCTTGTTTTTTTAGTCTTTTTGTGTTGACAAAAATATTATTATAGTATATTTTTTAGTCAGTACAACAGAAAAATTTTTCTGTCTTTGACAACAAATAAAGGAGACATCTATGAATACGACGGCAAGAGTTGCGTTAGTGTATCCAGAGGTTTATGACCTTGCTCACTTCAAGGAAAAAAGAAAAGAATTTCCTCCTTTTGGGGTATTGTATCTCGCTTCTTTTCTTGAAAAAAATAATATTGAAGTTAAGATATTTAAGACCGTTAGCGGGGATGAGCAATATGATTTTAGGGGTTATGATGTGGTTGGTTTTAGTATACCAGCTTCAGCGACATACAATCTTCTTAAAAATGTAAGATTTTTAGCTCGCTATTCAAAAGATGTTGTAATCGCTGTGGGCGGTGTTCACCCTAGTTTTTATCCCCAAAAAACCTTTATTGATTTTAAAGCCGATGTGGTAGCGATCGGATGTGGTGAAAGAACTATCGTTGATATAGTTAATGCTTGCCATGATAAAGATTTTTCTCGAGTAAGTGGCGTCTGCTGTTTTAGTGGTCAATCTTTGGTCATAAACCAGGCAGGTCCTCTAGATAAAGATATTGATTGGCTTGCTTTTCCTGCCAGACATTTGCTTGACGAGTCAGACTTTATTATGAATAATCGGTTGGCAGGCACCGATATTCGTATGACACATATAATGTTAAGTAGGGGTTGCCCCTTCTCCTGTCGCTTTTGTGCTGTAATGCAAAAGAAGTTACAATATCGTTCTGGTGTTAATGCAAAAACCGAACTCGAGTACTTAAAGCGTGAATATCAGATCAATGGGTTTGCAATTGTTGATGACAATTTTGTGGTCGACAAAAGGGCAGTTAATGTCTTGTGTAAGGAGATAGGTGGTCTCGGGCTAGCCTGGTCTGCGCTCTCTCGAGTTGATACAGTTGACTACGAATTGCTTGAGGTCATGCAAGATGCTGGATGTCTCGAACTTAAATTTGGAATAGAGTCCGGGAGTGAGCGAATGCTCCAAGCCATGGGTAAGAACATCTCTTGTAATCAAATACGTAGAGCCATCACCCTGTCTTTTTCCCTGGGTATCAAGGTAAAAGCTTTCCTAGTACATGGTTTTCCCGGGGAAGACATGTCGAGTACCCAAGAGACTATTTCGCTCCTTAAAGACATCGGTGGTATGATTGACAGGGTTTCTCTTTTTCGTTTCACCCCTCTTCCAGGATCGTATGTTTTCAATAATGCAAGCAAGTTCGGCTTGTTAATTCCTGAAAATATTGAAGACTGGAGTAGATTCCACATCTATCATAATAATTATCATTGGTGGGGGAGCGCAGAAGACTTTCATCAGGTTGAAGTTTCTTATAGCGAACTCGAAAAATTTATTACTGACAATTGGCAGTAATAAATTTAAAATTCAAAAGTTGTGTCTTGAAAACACGACTTTTTTTTAGTTTATCGCTCAAAAGGTTTTATCCAACCGAGATCTTGCCATAAAGCTAATTCATCAGAATAGGGCATTTCATTTTTCGAAATATGGTTTATGTAACATACTTCTATTTTTTTATTTAAAGCTCTGTTTAGTCCTAAAGCGAACGCCATTTCTGCAAATACGCCAGCTCCTATATAGCCAGCAATACCCTTTTTTTCAAAGTTTAGGGCTAGTACGATATCTGCCTTAGTTATGGCATTGTAATGCTCGGAGAATTCTTTGTTGTAGCTATTTAGAAAATCGTTTTTAATTTTTGTAGGATATTTTAACACTTCAAAACCGTGTTTTTCTAATCTATCTTTCCATTCCAGTATTTTTTCTTCAAAAGATGCGCTGGAACAAATTACGACTTTTTTCTTTTTCATATTAATTTATTATTAAAGACTAAATATTTGTCACTTTTTATTATAATAACAACAACTCTTTTTTAAATCAAAGGGCTTTTAGGTTTTTGGCAAAAATACATATAATGATTAGTATTAATTGAGCGGGTTCCCTAGGGGCTTATTAACTAATCTGCCAGGAGATAAAAAAGCTTCTAATCGTGGGAGAATAGTTAATTTTTAGTAAAAATGTTTAAAATTAGATAAAAAACATGGGTGGAAATACCCTTGTTTTTTTTAGTCTTTTTGTGTTGACAAAAATTGTTATATATGTTAAGATGATTAATCGCATTGATAAAATTTTAATATATGAAAATAGCGTTTATCGGTCAAAAGGGTATTCCTACCAAATTTGGTGGAATCGAAAGGCATGTAGAAGAATTAGCTGTCCGTCTTGTTAAGGCTGGTCAGAAGGTTTTTGTTTATTGCCGCCCTTGGTATGCGCCAGTAGATAAAAAGTCCTTTCGTGGAATTAAATTAATTAGCCTGCCGTCTATCAGAACTAAACATTTGGATGCGATTTCTCATACTTTTATCGCCACTTTACACGCATTGTTTTCCGATTATGACATTATTCATTATCACGGAGTCGGTCCGGCTTTACTTTCTTTTATTCCGCGAATTTTTAAACCTCAAGTCAGGGTGGTGGCGACTTTTCATTGTATTGATCGCAAACATCAGAAATGGGGATTATTTGCCCGTACCTTTTTGAAGCTGGGAGAGCGTGCGGCTTGTTTGTTCGCTCATCAAACCATTACGGTTTCTAAAACATTACAATATTATTGTTCTCAGATCTATAATACCGATACTGTCTATATTCCCAACGGCGTTGGTCGCAAAAACGTTAATTGCGGCAGTGACCTGATCGCTAAAAAATTTGGCTTGCAGGAAAACGGTTATCTTTTAGTGGTTTCTCGTTTGGTCCGGCACAAAGGCATTCATTATTTGATTAATGCTTTTCATCGTCTAAAAACCGATAAAAAGCTGGTTATTGTCGGTGATTCTGCTTTTACCGATGATTATGTTCAAGAGTTGCACGACTTGTCTTATGGCAGTAAAAACATTATTTTTACCGGATATCAAAACGGTAAAGTCTTAGATCAACTTTTTGCTAATGCTTACGCTTTTATTTTACCTTCTGAATCAGAGGGTTTGCCAATAGTTATCCTGGAAGCCATGGCTTACGGCAAGGCGGTGTTGGCTTCTGATATTACTGAAAATCTGGAAGTAGTCCGCGGTCATGGTTTTAGTTTTCGTAATAAACAAATTGACGATTTAGTAAGCAGGCTAAAACATTTATTGGATAACCAAAAAAACGTGGAAGCTATTGGTAGAGAAAGTCGGGATTTTGTTATGCAAAATTATAACTGGGACGACATAGTAAAAAAGACCATAGTTCTTTATCACCAAACTTTAAAAAGCGGAGCTAAAAAAGGCTTAGCGCCGTCTCAAGTGCAGGCTTAAAAAATTATAACTTAAAAGATAAAAAACCGCTCCAAAGAGGAGTGGTTTTTTAAAAAGCTTTCCCGGCAAGAAACTATTTTTTATCTGTGTGTGGATAGCTTTTAGGGTTAGGGGAATACAAGGGGGAGGAAATTTTCCATTTTTCTACAAACTGTCCGAGACCTTCTTTTGAAAGTTTATTTTTTACCGTTGGTCTCTTTTGTGACCACTTAAGAATATTTTCAAAGTTAAGGCGGTAGCGACCGCGAACAACTACGTACGTTATCTCTTGATTTTTTATAGCTCGGCGAATAGTTTTTTGATCAATGCCAAAAAGGCGAGCGGCTTCAGAAACAGATAGACGAATAGGAGAGTTGTTCATAATTTTATTTAGTTATTAATACAGGGATAATAGCATGTTTTGAAGATATATGTCCAGGATAGAGTGGACAAATACAAGTATACAGTATGAAGTATCAGTATGCAGGGGGGGGGCGTGCTTGTTAGTTCCTGTTAACAAATTAGCGCCTGATACGTCTAATTATACGTATAAGTAATTAGCCGCTGTTATTAAATAGTAGATAAGGCCG contains these protein-coding regions:
- a CDS encoding radical SAM protein, with protein sequence MNTTARVALVYPEVYDLAHFKEKRKEFPPFGVLYLASFLEKNNIEVKIFKTVSGDEQYDFRGYDVVGFSIPASATYNLLKNVRFLARYSKDVVIAVGGVHPSFYPQKTFIDFKADVVAIGCGERTIVDIVNACHDKDFSRVSGVCCFSGQSLVINQAGPLDKDIDWLAFPARHLLDESDFIMNNRLAGTDIRMTHIMLSRGCPFSCRFCAVMQKKLQYRSGVNAKTELEYLKREYQINGFAIVDDNFVVDKRAVNVLCKEIGGLGLAWSALSRVDTVDYELLEVMQDAGCLELKFGIESGSERMLQAMGKNISCNQIRRAITLSFSLGIKVKAFLVHGFPGEDMSSTQETISLLKDIGGMIDRVSLFRFTPLPGSYVFNNASKFGLLIPENIEDWSRFHIYHNNYHWWGSAEDFHQVEVSYSELEKFITDNWQ
- a CDS encoding putative glycoside hydrolase, with translation MKRRRGKGRKILAKLTNVLIPLVILVMVFVFFSWHPASVKSSQYPRLANYFLKTPITDDEAVKLAKWDLVILGMQAQETSPEQIKKIKQLNPEIKILAYVASQEFPRGHYDKIESVNGPWHKLLAGMSDGWWLMRSNGEHFSSWPGNWSINVTNQAPVNASGQRWNTYLAQFMHDQVMSTGLWDGIFYDNVWGSASWVGDGDMDINRDGAKDNPTWLNTAWNEGMRTMLGKSRQLEGPDKIILGNGTNDYKDFLNGRLIENAYAWKDWVTDQYAYTDYMSYGQNPKSTVVNNNTANTGDWQNYRLMRYGLASTMMNNGYYSFDYGTQSHGELWWYDEYDVDLGQPISAAYNTDTGSSEIAPGLWRRDYEKGVVFLNSGKEGRIITLGDEEFEKISGKQDPTVNDGSRVNYVSLSGADGVIMYRPLSEIIGSPFVNGTFVRIFSATGERLRGGFYTYKRQYPGLSQIIIIDIDADGEMETIVAGRSGVDIYSSNGVKERTFYPYGEKYNKGVNIAVGDFGDDGTKKIITGTENGGGPHIRIFNNQGRLLSPGFFAYGTDYRGGVNVALGDLNGDGVDEIVAGAGVSGGPQIRIFNKDGKLLSAGWFAYDKKFRGGVNVSVGDLNGDGKAEIVTAPGFGGSPEVKVWDSRGKQIGKSFMAFDPSNKDGVEVLLNDINYDGSLEIIPTSPNVF
- a CDS encoding glycosyltransferase family 4 protein yields the protein MKIAFIGQKGIPTKFGGIERHVEELAVRLVKAGQKVFVYCRPWYAPVDKKSFRGIKLISLPSIRTKHLDAISHTFIATLHALFSDYDIIHYHGVGPALLSFIPRIFKPQVRVVATFHCIDRKHQKWGLFARTFLKLGERAACLFAHQTITVSKTLQYYCSQIYNTDTVYIPNGVGRKNVNCGSDLIAKKFGLQENGYLLVVSRLVRHKGIHYLINAFHRLKTDKKLVIVGDSAFTDDYVQELHDLSYGSKNIIFTGYQNGKVLDQLFANAYAFILPSESEGLPIVILEAMAYGKAVLASDITENLEVVRGHGFSFRNKQIDDLVSRLKHLLDNQKNVEAIGRESRDFVMQNYNWDDIVKKTIVLYHQTLKSGAKKGLAPSQVQA
- a CDS encoding helix-turn-helix domain-containing protein, which gives rise to MNNSPIRLSVSEAARLFGIDQKTIRRAIKNQEITYVVVRGRYRLNFENILKWSQKRPTVKNKLSKEGLGQFVEKWKISSPLYSPNPKSYPHTDKK